In Tachysurus fulvidraco isolate hzauxx_2018 chromosome 11, HZAU_PFXX_2.0, whole genome shotgun sequence, one DNA window encodes the following:
- the med29 gene encoding mediator of RNA polymerase II transcription subunit 29 isoform X1 yields the protein MSLQQQPPSNPQAVLQQPPQQQQQQLNQQQDFDPVHRFKMLIPQLKESLQNVMAIASQNFSHNTAIDNGIAVRAEKPLSPRKSNDSTVQRFDKSLEEFYALCDQLELCLRLAHECLSQSIDSAKHSPNLVPTATKPDTVQTESLSYSQYLSMIKSQISCAKDIHNALLECSKKIAGKSQQQGIL from the exons ATGTCGCTGCAACAACAACCGCCATCAAACCCACAGGCAGTTCTTCAGCAGCctccacaacaacaacaacagcagctgaACCAGCAGCAGGATTTTGACCCAGTTCATAGGTTTAAAATGCTGATTCCTCAGTTAAAAGAGAGTTTACAG AATGTTATGGCCATTGCGTCACAAAATTTTTCGCACAATACTGCAATCGATAACGGAAT TGCAGTGAGGGCAGAAAAGCCACTCTCACCAAG aaagaGTAATGATTCCACAGTTCAGCGATTTGACAAGAGTTTAGAAGAGTTTTACGCCCTCTGTGATCAGCTGGAACTCTGTCTG cGTCTGGCTCACGAGTGTCTCTCTCAGAGCATCGACAGTGCCAAACACTCTCCAAACCTGGTGCCTACAGCGACCAAACCTGacacagtgcaaacagagtCTCTGTCTTACTCTCAGTATCTTAGCATGATCAAATCTCAGATATCTTGTGCTAAAGACATCCATAATGCTTTGCTGGAATGCTCCAAGAAAATCGCGGGAAAGAGTCAGCAGCAAGGCATCCTATAA
- the med29 gene encoding mediator of RNA polymerase II transcription subunit 29 isoform X2, producing MSLQQQPPSNPQAVLQQPPQQQQQQLNQQQDFDPVHRFKMLIPQLKESLQNVMAIASQNFSHNTAIDNGIKSNDSTVQRFDKSLEEFYALCDQLELCLRLAHECLSQSIDSAKHSPNLVPTATKPDTVQTESLSYSQYLSMIKSQISCAKDIHNALLECSKKIAGKSQQQGIL from the exons ATGTCGCTGCAACAACAACCGCCATCAAACCCACAGGCAGTTCTTCAGCAGCctccacaacaacaacaacagcagctgaACCAGCAGCAGGATTTTGACCCAGTTCATAGGTTTAAAATGCTGATTCCTCAGTTAAAAGAGAGTTTACAG AATGTTATGGCCATTGCGTCACAAAATTTTTCGCACAATACTGCAATCGATAACGGAAT aaagaGTAATGATTCCACAGTTCAGCGATTTGACAAGAGTTTAGAAGAGTTTTACGCCCTCTGTGATCAGCTGGAACTCTGTCTG cGTCTGGCTCACGAGTGTCTCTCTCAGAGCATCGACAGTGCCAAACACTCTCCAAACCTGGTGCCTACAGCGACCAAACCTGacacagtgcaaacagagtCTCTGTCTTACTCTCAGTATCTTAGCATGATCAAATCTCAGATATCTTGTGCTAAAGACATCCATAATGCTTTGCTGGAATGCTCCAAGAAAATCGCGGGAAAGAGTCAGCAGCAAGGCATCCTATAA
- the rrp8 gene encoding ribosomal RNA-processing protein 8 codes for MFAEEDWTDNLPFNAQGLTVVNTEPLLEKHKTISKQCLKRTLQTLGSAPDWEYTKPSVGSFDENEEAPIHLLKKKKKRCKKQKKISDTRSEDVRRETDILQKPVKKRQVKPKLDTATSERNSKKFYKAVEDSADKRMSRQQWKNKMKSKRRCKNKFLLNSAAHADLKLEENVTQTQVCTTAEKMQDDDSSLWRMASVENNDNVALNKKAYKKAQVTTKKVNKVAHRLTPIKTVSDGLKTDEHNKFEKQSPVKVDKKSWLQAKKLRSLLNINATESDKKASEANLEQKKEPLEKEHLEKDSEGQMDRSSALRSRMEKRLESARFRYINEQLYTSTSGEAKRMFMQDPDAIRIYHRGYTEQVKHWPANPVDSIISYIRQRSSSLVIADFGCGECKIAQSVKNKVHCFDLAPVCDLVTVCDMANVPLGDSTVDIAVFCLSLMGTNLADFLAEANRVLVMGGVLKVAEVSSRFDNIRQFIGELSHLGFKVVSKDTDNSHFYSFEFLKTHSVSKDVKKIKLELKPCLYKKR; via the exons ATGTTTGCAGAGGAGGACTGGACTGATAACTTGCCCTTTAATGCACAGGGCCTCACTGTAGTTAACACCGAGCCTCTTTTGGAGAAg CACAAGACCATCAGCAAGCAATGCCTTAAGCGAACTCTTCAGACCTTAGGCTCAGCCCCAGACTGGGAGTATACAAAACCTTCTGTTGGTAGTTTTGATGAAAATGAAGAAGCTCCAATACaccttttaaagaaaaagaagaaaaggtgcaaaaaacagaagaaaatttCTGATACAAGAAGTGAAGATGTGAGGAGGGAAACAGACATACTGCAAAAACCTGTGAAGAAGCGACAAGTGAAGCCTAAATTGGACACAGCCACCAGTGAAAGAA ATTCTAAAAAGTTTTACAAAGCAGTAGAAGATTCTGCTGATAAAAGAATGAGCCGGCAACAGTGGAAGAATAAAATGAAGAGCAAGAGACGGTGCAAGAATAAATTCCTTCTCAATTCAGCTGCACATGCAGATCTTAAATTGGAGGAAAATGTGACGCAGACACAGGTGTGCACAACAGCGGAGAAAATGCAGGATGATGATTCGTCACTTTGGAGAATGGCATCAGTGGAAAATAACGATAACGTAGCTTTGAATAAAAAAGCATATAAAAAAGCCCAGGTTACTactaaaaaagtaaacaaagtcgCACATCGATTAACACCTATAAAAACAGTCAGTGATGGGTTAAAGACAGATGAGCATAATAAGTTTGAAAAACAAAGTCCTGTCAAAGTGGATAAAAAGTCTTGGCTCCAGGCTAAGAAATTGCGTAGCTTGTTAAACATTAATGCCACTGAAAGTGATAAGAAAGCAAGTGAAGCAAATCttgaacagaaaaaagaacCTTTGGAGAAAGAACATTTGGAAAAAGACAGCGAAGGTCAAATGGACCGCTCCAGTGCTTTAAGGTCCCGGATGGAGAAGCGGTTAGAGTCAGCCCGGTTCCGCTACATAAATGAGCAGCTTTACACATCAACAAGTGGTGAGGCTAAACGTATGTTTATGCAGGATCCTGATGCCATCAGGATTTACCATAGAGGCTATACTGAACAAGTGAAACACTGGCCTGCAAACCCAGTGGATTCCATCATTTCCTATATTCGGCAAAG aTCATCTTCTTTGGTAATAGCAGACTTTGGATGTGGAGAATGCAAGATTGCACAGAGTGTGAAGAACAAAGTGCATTGCTTTGATTTGGCTCCTGTTTGTGACCTTGTCACTGTCTGTGATATGGCCAAT GTGCCACTTGGTGACTCCACAGTTGACATTGCAGTCTTTTGTCTCTCACTTATGGGGACCAACCTTGCAGACTTTTTGGCAGAGGCAAACAGAGTTCTGGTGATGGG CGGCGTCCTCAAAGTTGCAGAGGTTTCCAGCAGGTTTGATAATATACGCCAGTTCATAGGAGAGTTATCTCATCTGGGCTTTAAGGTGGTCAGTAAG GACACAGACAACAGCCACTTCTACTCCTTTGAGTTTCTGAAGACACACAGTGTTTCAAaagatgtaaagaaaataaagcttgAACTCAAGCCTTGTTTGTACAAGAAACGGTAG